A single region of the Zetaproteobacteria bacterium genome encodes:
- a CDS encoding DUF58 domain-containing protein, which produces MAYDPADLKLPWWLLRLFDRLVAIRLPLPGGWSIGPTRAGALFTGAWCGVWAAALYSGNNLLYLCAALFTVIGGRALIQAVGQLRLALALCTGRKRAPESLATSSASTTVTAGQTRCWQQRTGHRRRDAGWIELCGDYGAGVREAIDCRLLPGEAELRGRIRAARRGLYRLRRWQAATEAPAGLFRIARTLPARMRHELVVLPAALPWQADATAATGAGSSGGEEELHGLRPYLPGDPITRIHWRKAARSGRWASKQFSTVSTAPRPGARLRVDLRLPPERDPGAFEALLGRARYWMESTPGAEAIILGQQRFPLGTAGERQAALRALAAARPENQPPLPGSGPLLSLAG; this is translated from the coding sequence GTGGCCTACGATCCCGCCGACCTGAAGCTGCCGTGGTGGCTGCTGCGGCTCTTCGACCGGCTGGTGGCCATCCGCCTGCCGCTGCCCGGCGGCTGGAGCATCGGGCCCACCCGGGCGGGCGCGCTCTTTACCGGCGCCTGGTGCGGGGTGTGGGCCGCCGCCCTCTACTCGGGCAACAACCTGCTCTACCTCTGCGCGGCGCTGTTCACGGTGATCGGCGGACGGGCCCTCATCCAGGCGGTGGGGCAACTGCGGCTGGCGCTGGCACTCTGCACCGGCCGGAAGCGGGCACCCGAGAGCCTTGCCACGTCGAGCGCATCGACCACGGTCACCGCCGGGCAGACCCGCTGCTGGCAGCAACGCACCGGCCACCGACGCCGCGATGCCGGCTGGATCGAGCTCTGCGGCGACTATGGCGCCGGGGTCCGCGAAGCGATCGACTGCCGGCTGCTCCCGGGCGAGGCCGAGCTGCGCGGTCGCATCCGTGCCGCGCGGCGCGGCCTCTACCGGCTGCGGCGCTGGCAGGCGGCCACCGAGGCGCCGGCGGGGCTGTTCCGCATCGCCCGCACCCTCCCCGCCCGCATGCGCCACGAACTGGTGGTGCTTCCCGCCGCCCTCCCCTGGCAGGCCGACGCCACTGCCGCCACGGGGGCGGGGAGCAGCGGTGGCGAGGAGGAGCTCCACGGGCTGCGCCCCTACCTGCCCGGCGATCCGATCACCCGCATCCACTGGCGCAAGGCCGCCCGCAGCGGTCGCTGGGCGAGCAAGCAGTTCTCCACAGTATCCACGGCACCGCGGCCGGGCGCGCGGCTGCGGGTCGACCTGCGCCTGCCGCCGGAGCGGGATCCCGGCGCCTTCGAGGCGCTGCTCGGCCGCGCCCGCTACTGGATGGAGTCCACCCCCGGAGCGGAGGCGATCATCCTCGGCCAACAGCGCTTCCCGCTGGGAACGGCCGGGGAGCGGCAGGCGGCGCTGCGCGCGCTGGCCGCCGCCCGACCCGAAAACCAACCCCCGCTGCCGGGCAGCGGCCCGCTGCTTTCGCTGGCCGGTTGA
- a CDS encoding AAA family ATPase, which produces MTRSQPDSSTGQEADLHQSACRLRDQLACALAGKDEVIRNLLITLFCGGHLLIEDLPGVGKTTLAHALARSLDSDFGRIQFTADLLPADIVGVEIFDPAQNRFVFHPGAIFHHILLADEINRATPKAQSALLEAMAEGQVTIERETRPLPHPFLVIATQNPLEQAGTFPLPESQLDRFFMRIEIGYPDREAERRVLTGEAGAERLEAMAPVADWKTVAAIRRAVARVHTAEPLLDYLLALLAASRDGRLLRQGISPRAGRELLRAAQACAWLDRRDFVTAADLQRVWLPCLAHRVTADGDSVAALSALREQVPVPG; this is translated from the coding sequence ATGACTCGATCGCAACCAGACTCCTCCACCGGGCAGGAAGCCGACCTCCACCAGTCCGCCTGTCGACTGCGCGATCAACTGGCCTGCGCCCTGGCCGGCAAGGACGAGGTGATCCGCAACCTGCTGATCACCCTCTTCTGCGGCGGCCACCTCCTGATCGAGGATCTCCCCGGTGTGGGCAAGACCACCCTGGCCCACGCGCTGGCCCGCAGCCTGGACAGCGACTTCGGCCGCATCCAGTTCACCGCCGATCTGCTGCCGGCCGACATCGTCGGGGTGGAGATCTTCGATCCGGCACAGAACCGCTTCGTCTTCCACCCCGGAGCGATCTTCCACCACATCCTGCTGGCCGACGAGATCAACCGCGCCACCCCCAAAGCGCAGTCGGCGCTGCTCGAGGCGATGGCCGAAGGGCAGGTGACCATCGAGCGCGAGACCCGACCCCTGCCCCACCCCTTTCTGGTCATCGCCACCCAGAATCCGCTGGAACAGGCCGGCACCTTCCCGCTGCCCGAGTCGCAGCTCGACCGCTTCTTCATGCGGATCGAGATCGGCTACCCCGACCGCGAGGCCGAGCGGCGGGTGCTCACCGGGGAGGCGGGTGCGGAACGGCTGGAGGCGATGGCACCGGTGGCCGACTGGAAGACGGTGGCAGCGATCCGCCGCGCCGTCGCACGGGTCCATACCGCCGAACCGCTGCTCGACTACCTGCTCGCCCTGCTTGCGGCCAGCCGCGACGGCAGGCTGCTGCGGCAGGGGATCAGCCCGCGCGCCGGGCGGGAGCTGCTGCGCGCCGCCCAGGCCTGCGCCTGGCTCGACCGGCGCGACTTCGTCACCGCCGCCGATCTGCAGCGGGTGTGGCTCCCCTGCCTCGCCCACCGCGTCACCGCCGACGGCGACAGCGTCGCCGCGCTGAGCGCACTGCGCGAACAGGTGCCTGTCCCGGGCTGA
- a CDS encoding sensor domain-containing diguanylate cyclase, giving the protein MQEQGAGGASDSELMRVIATRKLHSVDSHVILSATDARGIIVHVSHAFCAISGFRREELIGKPHNIVRHPDMPASLFADLWRTIQSGRCWSGEIKNRTRDGGFYWVKANIEPLIGSEGTIIGYFAVRQDITAQKTMEKLSVTDPMTGAFNRRYFDMVLPREMARARRERHYLAFLMVDADNFKRYNDTYGHHAGDDVLRSIVDVLQQSFLRPGDYIFRLGGEEFAALFPVVRSEDARLVAERARWLMYERAIEHSGNPPHNRVTLSMGMIVLDPAQKYEQDDVYKYADAALYKAKENGRNRLDVHGEGADVELWRGAAASGEG; this is encoded by the coding sequence ATGCAGGAACAGGGTGCTGGTGGGGCTTCGGATTCCGAACTGATGCGCGTCATCGCCACCCGTAAGCTCCACTCGGTGGACAGCCATGTCATTCTTTCCGCCACCGATGCGCGGGGGATCATCGTGCATGTCAGCCATGCGTTTTGTGCCATCAGCGGTTTCCGCCGGGAGGAGTTGATCGGCAAGCCGCACAACATCGTGCGCCATCCCGACATGCCCGCCTCGCTCTTTGCCGATCTGTGGCGAACCATCCAGTCCGGGAGGTGCTGGAGCGGTGAGATCAAGAACCGCACCAGGGATGGCGGATTCTACTGGGTCAAGGCGAATATCGAGCCGCTGATCGGATCGGAAGGGACGATCATCGGCTATTTTGCCGTCCGGCAGGACATCACCGCTCAGAAGACGATGGAGAAGCTGAGCGTTACCGACCCGATGACCGGGGCGTTCAACCGGCGCTACTTTGACATGGTGCTGCCGCGAGAGATGGCCCGTGCCCGGCGCGAGCGGCACTATCTGGCGTTTTTGATGGTCGATGCGGACAACTTCAAGAGGTACAACGATACCTATGGGCACCATGCCGGGGACGATGTGTTGCGCTCGATCGTCGATGTGCTGCAGCAGAGTTTTCTTCGTCCGGGTGATTATATCTTTCGACTTGGCGGGGAGGAGTTTGCCGCCCTCTTTCCCGTGGTGCGTTCGGAGGATGCCCGGTTGGTCGCCGAGCGGGCGCGGTGGTTGATGTACGAGCGGGCCATCGAGCACTCCGGCAATCCCCCGCACAACCGGGTGACGCTGTCGATGGGGATGATTGTCCTCGACCCGGCACAGAAATATGAGCAGGACGATGTCTACAAGTATGCGGATGCCGCCCTCTACAAGGCCAAGGAAAACGGGCGCAACCGTCTGGATGTGCACGGGGAGGGTGCCGACGTCGAACTGTGGCGTGGCGCCGCGGCGTCCGGGGAGGGTTGA